A single Pseudoxanthomonas sp. DNA region contains:
- a CDS encoding GGDEF domain-containing protein: MSRDSHDPPTTQRTVLSDGPRPASHRSACVVVIHGEGLGRRADIDTARVRVGRSQEADLHIPHNSVSRLHCEIWRDGDSYRVRDLGATNATRVNDAPVSEAALADGDHITLGESILKFISHSSVEASYHEEIYQLATHDALTEMYNRRHFIESVEKEIARAMRHQRELTMCIIDVDLFKPINDRYGHISGDHVLKQIAGLVRRHVRNDDTAARIGGEEFAVLLPECGPEAAYGFAERLREAVEAVVFRPGGEAQRITVSIGIAALTPERDTVSRMMAAADAALYRAKSEGRNRVCIEH, encoded by the coding sequence ATGTCCCGGGATTCCCACGATCCACCCACCACGCAACGGACCGTCCTGAGCGACGGCCCGCGACCGGCGTCGCACCGGTCGGCGTGCGTGGTGGTGATCCACGGCGAGGGCCTGGGCCGGCGCGCGGACATCGATACCGCACGGGTCCGCGTGGGCCGGTCGCAGGAAGCCGACCTGCACATCCCGCACAACAGCGTCTCGCGCCTGCACTGCGAGATCTGGCGCGACGGCGACAGCTACCGCGTCCGCGACCTGGGCGCCACCAACGCCACCCGCGTCAACGACGCGCCGGTGAGCGAAGCCGCCCTCGCCGACGGCGACCACATCACGCTCGGCGAGAGCATCCTGAAGTTCATCAGCCACAGCAGCGTGGAAGCGAGCTATCACGAGGAGATCTACCAGCTCGCCACCCACGATGCGCTGACCGAGATGTACAACCGCCGGCACTTCATCGAGTCCGTCGAGAAGGAAATCGCGCGTGCCATGCGCCACCAGCGCGAACTGACCATGTGCATCATCGACGTGGACCTGTTCAAGCCGATCAACGACCGCTACGGCCATATCTCCGGCGACCACGTGCTGAAGCAGATCGCCGGACTGGTACGCCGGCACGTGCGCAACGACGATACCGCCGCGCGGATCGGCGGCGAGGAGTTCGCCGTGTTGCTGCCCGAGTGCGGGCCCGAGGCCGCCTATGGCTTCGCCGAGCGCCTGCGCGAGGCGGTGGAGGCGGTGGTGTTCCGCCCCGGCGGCGAGGCGCAGCGCATCACCGTCAGCATCGGCATCGCCGCGCTGACGCCCGAGCGCGATACCGTCAGCCGCATGATGGCGGCCGCCGACGCCGCGCTGTACCGCGCCAAGAGCGAAGGCCGCAACCGGGTCTGCATCGAACACTGA
- a CDS encoding DedA family protein/thiosulfate sulfurtransferase GlpE, whose product MQDVVDQYGVLLVFANVLALSLGLPVPAMPTLILVGAGLALQPEAMWLPLLGVLAVSVAASLIGDSVWFFAGRRYGNRTLQSLCRLSLSRDTCMKRTERFYGRFGIRVLSVAKFIPGLSMVSVPLAGAMQARLPLFLRYDGLGAALWAALGLGLGVIFSRQVETVLDALSQLGTGAGVVIGLALAAYVAWRWWRRRALLRSLESARIEPVELEALRRAGQSPVVFDIRAPGFREVDPYVIPGAVFADERELGGILATYPREGKVVIYCACPDEVSAAWMAGRLRAAGFRDVLPLRGGIDAWRAQGYGVEPLTG is encoded by the coding sequence ATGCAGGACGTGGTGGACCAATATGGCGTGCTGCTGGTGTTCGCCAACGTCCTGGCGCTGTCGCTGGGCCTGCCGGTACCGGCCATGCCGACGCTGATCCTGGTCGGCGCCGGGCTGGCGCTGCAGCCGGAGGCGATGTGGCTGCCGCTGCTCGGCGTGCTGGCGGTGTCGGTGGCCGCCAGCCTGATCGGCGACAGCGTGTGGTTCTTCGCCGGTCGCCGCTACGGCAACCGCACGCTGCAGTCGCTGTGCCGGCTGTCGCTGTCGCGCGACACCTGCATGAAGCGCACCGAGCGCTTCTATGGCCGCTTCGGCATCCGCGTGCTGTCGGTGGCGAAGTTCATTCCCGGCCTGTCGATGGTCTCCGTGCCGCTGGCCGGCGCCATGCAGGCGCGGCTGCCGCTGTTCCTGCGCTACGACGGACTGGGCGCGGCGTTGTGGGCGGCGCTGGGACTGGGGCTGGGGGTGATCTTCTCGCGCCAGGTGGAGACCGTGCTCGACGCCCTGTCGCAACTCGGTACCGGCGCCGGCGTGGTGATCGGCCTGGCGCTGGCGGCCTACGTCGCGTGGCGCTGGTGGCGCCGGCGCGCGCTGCTGAGATCGCTGGAGTCCGCACGCATCGAGCCGGTGGAACTTGAGGCGCTGCGCCGGGCCGGACAGTCGCCGGTGGTGTTCGACATCCGCGCGCCCGGCTTCCGCGAGGTGGACCCGTACGTGATCCCGGGTGCCGTGTTCGCCGACGAGCGCGAGCTGGGCGGTATCCTGGCCACGTATCCGCGCGAGGGCAAGGTGGTCATCTACTGTGCCTGCCCGGACGAGGTGTCGGCGGCGTGGATGGCGGGCAGGCTGCGCGCGGCCGGCTTCCGCGACGTACTGCCGCTGCGCGGGGGCATCGACGCGTGGCGCGCGCAGGGATACGGCGTGGAGCCGCTGACCGGCTGA
- a CDS encoding pectin acetylesterase-family hydrolase, with product MVAPVRAPRLPLALAAAAFTLAVAAPLKAEEGDYSFWQTLVNLVSPPKADNKVTPAQRTGHYPLLSNPSGFNDGFQPGRYDAWQTIQLAPSTGAVCGDGSPFKFFVNRVADTRNTIIYMEGGGACWDYASCSGQSGIRGARNPNGIPDDYMSLLNPGASLVSPFVTRVSPFESVKTQGWNMVYVPYCTGDIYSGDKVAVYEDPSGQNAPLVWHHNGTRNVRAVVSWLKDNLPRPTQMLSTGCSAGGAGSLTSYHPLRRDLAPTRSFLIDDSGPIFPTPKNGNPVEYPSQPLMALIRSAWGLDQPNGPLPYLASGLPQFDLDELGSLYPALSSKYANDRLGHTHFWKDLNYSSYSYERFYPDIANAPDQATKEARIHARWNTDTARLRDRLNGLNNVGGYFPQYRALNESHCTTIVDFKNADVQAQNLELKHFIDSVLDGQGKVLDASEQDDMADKAKPFNLLYWLVDQLLG from the coding sequence ATGGTTGCACCCGTACGTGCCCCTCGCCTGCCGCTCGCCCTCGCCGCCGCAGCCTTCACGCTCGCCGTCGCCGCCCCGCTGAAAGCGGAGGAAGGCGATTACAGTTTCTGGCAGACCCTGGTGAACCTGGTGTCGCCACCCAAGGCGGACAACAAGGTCACGCCCGCGCAGCGCACCGGCCACTATCCGCTGCTGTCCAATCCGTCCGGCTTCAACGACGGCTTCCAGCCGGGCCGCTACGACGCGTGGCAGACCATCCAGCTGGCGCCCTCGACCGGCGCGGTGTGCGGCGACGGCTCGCCGTTCAAGTTCTTCGTCAACCGCGTGGCCGACACGCGCAACACCATCATCTACATGGAAGGCGGCGGCGCCTGCTGGGACTACGCCAGTTGCAGCGGCCAGAGCGGCATCCGCGGCGCGCGCAACCCGAACGGCATTCCCGACGACTACATGAGCCTGCTCAATCCGGGCGCGAGCCTGGTCAGCCCGTTCGTCACCCGCGTCAGTCCGTTCGAGTCGGTCAAGACGCAGGGCTGGAACATGGTCTACGTGCCCTACTGCACCGGCGACATCTACAGCGGCGACAAGGTGGCGGTGTACGAGGATCCGAGCGGCCAGAACGCACCGCTGGTCTGGCACCACAACGGCACGCGCAACGTGCGCGCGGTGGTGAGCTGGCTGAAGGACAACCTGCCGCGGCCCACGCAGATGCTGTCCACCGGCTGCAGCGCCGGCGGCGCGGGCAGCCTGACCAGCTACCACCCGCTGCGGCGCGACCTGGCGCCCACGCGCAGCTTCCTGATCGATGACTCCGGCCCGATCTTCCCCACGCCGAAGAACGGCAATCCGGTCGAGTATCCCTCGCAGCCGCTGATGGCGCTGATCCGCAGCGCCTGGGGCCTGGACCAGCCGAACGGTCCCCTGCCCTACCTCGCCAGCGGCCTGCCGCAGTTCGACCTCGACGAACTCGGCAGCCTGTATCCGGCGCTGTCCAGCAAGTATGCGAACGACCGCCTCGGCCACACGCACTTCTGGAAGGACCTCAACTACTCCTCGTACTCGTACGAGCGCTTCTATCCCGACATCGCCAACGCACCGGACCAGGCGACGAAGGAAGCCCGCATCCATGCCCGCTGGAACACCGACACCGCGCGCCTGCGCGACCGCCTGAACGGGTTGAACAACGTCGGCGGCTACTTCCCGCAGTACCGCGCGCTCAACGAGAGCCATTGCACCACCATCGTCGACTTCAAGAATGCCGACGTGCAGGCGCAGAACCTGGAACTGAAGCACTTCATCGACAGCGTGCTCGACGGCCAGGGCAAGGTGCTCGATGCCAGCGAGCAGGACGACATGGCCGACAAGGCCAAGCCGTTCAACCTGCTGTACTGGCTGGTGGACCAGTTGCTGGGGTGA
- a CDS encoding phosphatase PAP2 family protein, translating into MANGRRFIAGLFREHGGRLVLLFLCLLAPLWLFVELADEVHELEDFYFDDALLWQAHALSGPTLDRFFVVVSALGYQWGVVPVDIALTAALLVARRWREATFAGVSFAGSALLNMATKQFFQRDRPTLWESIAPEHTFSFPSGHAMGSATLAMVVALLCWHTRWRWLAVVLATLFALLVGASRIYLGVHYPSDILGGFAAGIAWVSGVYLVLFRIRERPWQVKG; encoded by the coding sequence CTGGCGAACGGCCGGCGCTTCATCGCCGGCCTGTTCCGCGAACATGGCGGGCGGCTGGTCCTGCTGTTCCTGTGCCTGCTGGCACCGTTGTGGCTGTTCGTCGAACTGGCGGACGAAGTCCATGAGCTGGAAGACTTCTACTTCGACGATGCCTTGCTCTGGCAGGCGCATGCGCTGTCCGGCCCGACCCTGGACCGCTTCTTCGTGGTGGTGTCGGCGCTCGGCTACCAGTGGGGCGTGGTGCCGGTCGACATCGCGCTGACGGCTGCCCTGCTGGTCGCGCGTCGCTGGCGCGAGGCGACCTTCGCCGGCGTGTCGTTCGCCGGCTCGGCGCTGCTCAACATGGCGACCAAGCAGTTCTTCCAGCGCGACCGGCCCACGCTGTGGGAATCGATCGCGCCCGAGCACACCTTCAGCTTCCCCAGCGGCCATGCGATGGGCTCGGCGACGCTGGCGATGGTGGTGGCGCTGCTGTGCTGGCATACACGCTGGCGCTGGCTGGCGGTGGTACTGGCCACGCTGTTCGCGCTGCTGGTGGGCGCCTCGCGCATCTACCTGGGGGTGCACTATCCGTCCGACATCCTGGGCGGTTTCGCGGCGGGCATCGCGTGGGTATCGGGCGTGTACCTGGTGCTGTTCCGCATCCGCGAGCGGCCGTGGCAGGTGAAAGGCTAG
- the ispG gene encoding flavodoxin-dependent (E)-4-hydroxy-3-methylbut-2-enyl-diphosphate synthase, with the protein MHDAVTRPTPPTDAAPWPRRITQAVQIGNTIVGGGRPVVVQSMTNTDTADIAGSVKQVADLWRAGSEMVRLTVNNPESAAAIPRIREKLEMMGISVPLIGDFHYNGHQLLAGEPACAEALAKYRINPGNVGFGKKKDTQFAQLIEFAIRYGKPVRIGANWGSLDQALAAQLMDENHARETPWDAGRVLREALIRSAVDSGERAVELGLPRDRIVLSAKVSGVQELIAVYRDMASRTDFALHLGLTEAGIGSKGIVASSAALAVLLQEGIGDTIRISLTPEPGQSRTQEVIVAQELLQTTGLRAFTPMVTACPGCGRTTSEFFQELAKVVQEHVRGKMPEWKVTHPGAENMTLAVMGCVVNGPGESRHANIGISLPGTGEAPAAPVFVDGEKKVTLRGDNIAQEFVALIDDYVEAKYARAGG; encoded by the coding sequence ATGCACGACGCCGTCACCCGCCCCACGCCCCCCACCGACGCCGCGCCCTGGCCGCGCCGCATCACCCAGGCCGTCCAGATCGGCAACACCATCGTCGGCGGCGGCCGTCCGGTGGTGGTGCAGTCGATGACCAACACCGACACCGCCGACATCGCCGGCAGCGTGAAGCAGGTGGCCGATCTCTGGCGCGCCGGTTCGGAAATGGTCCGCCTGACCGTCAACAATCCCGAGTCCGCCGCCGCCATCCCGCGCATCCGCGAGAAGCTGGAGATGATGGGCATCTCGGTGCCGCTGATCGGTGACTTCCACTACAACGGCCACCAGCTGCTGGCGGGCGAGCCGGCCTGTGCCGAGGCGCTGGCCAAGTACCGCATCAACCCGGGCAACGTGGGCTTCGGCAAGAAGAAGGACACCCAGTTCGCCCAGCTGATCGAGTTCGCCATCCGCTACGGCAAGCCGGTGCGGATCGGCGCCAACTGGGGCTCGCTGGACCAGGCGCTGGCGGCGCAGCTGATGGACGAGAACCACGCGCGCGAGACGCCGTGGGACGCCGGGCGCGTGCTGCGCGAGGCGCTGATCCGCTCGGCGGTGGATTCCGGCGAGCGCGCCGTCGAACTCGGCCTGCCGCGCGACCGCATCGTGCTGTCGGCCAAGGTCAGCGGCGTGCAGGAACTGATCGCGGTCTACCGCGACATGGCCAGCCGTACCGACTTCGCCCTACACCTGGGCCTGACCGAGGCCGGCATCGGCAGCAAGGGCATCGTGGCGTCGAGCGCCGCGCTGGCGGTGCTGCTGCAGGAAGGCATCGGCGACACCATTCGCATCTCGCTGACGCCGGAGCCGGGGCAGTCGCGCACCCAGGAAGTGATCGTCGCGCAGGAACTGCTGCAGACCACCGGCCTGCGCGCGTTCACGCCGATGGTCACCGCCTGCCCGGGCTGCGGCCGCACCACGTCCGAGTTCTTCCAGGAACTGGCCAAGGTCGTGCAGGAACACGTGCGCGGCAAGATGCCCGAGTGGAAGGTCACCCATCCCGGCGCCGAGAACATGACGCTGGCGGTGATGGGCTGCGTGGTCAACGGTCCCGGCGAATCGCGTCACGCCAACATCGGCATCTCGCTGCCGGGCACGGGCGAGGCACCGGCGGCACCGGTGTTCGTCGATGGCGAGAAGAAGGTGACGCTGCGCGGCGACAACATCGCGCAGGAGTTCGTCGCGCTGATCGACGACTACGTCGAGGCGAAGTACGCGCGTGCGGGCGGCTGA
- a CDS encoding ATP-binding protein, whose product MPNTLLTLSPSFLRTLCNLRWVAIVGQAVTVLVALGPLGIDLPRWPLWGGIGALALFNVYATWRSHRPGEETAAEAFAHMLVDVAVLSWLVSWSGGIGNPFSSMFLLLIAVSALALPLRWVIATGVACLLGYVLTAIFGRPLPHLHDDAFNVHLWGMGVNFVLSAAVVLYFSTRLVAALRLREQELARLRERFARNEGIVALATHAAAVAHELNTPLATMTLLTEDIREHAAEPEIREDAGTLRQLIDVCRDRVRALAASADMGVRQRVDLDDVVQRWQLIRPTVELQRTGALPPWLATDASTGHLLQALLNNAADASRQAGSQRVDLDLRCEDDELVGTVRDYGNGFHEALPFQSEQLFRTSKPEGMGVGLALSHATIERLGGRMTMRAVPPKGVQVQFRLPMAAHDETS is encoded by the coding sequence ATGCCCAATACCCTGCTCACCCTGTCGCCGTCGTTCCTGCGCACGCTGTGCAACCTGCGCTGGGTGGCGATCGTGGGCCAGGCGGTGACCGTGCTGGTGGCGCTCGGCCCGCTCGGCATCGACCTGCCGCGCTGGCCGCTGTGGGGCGGGATCGGCGCGCTGGCGCTGTTCAATGTCTACGCCACCTGGCGCAGCCACCGGCCCGGCGAAGAAACCGCCGCCGAAGCCTTCGCCCACATGCTGGTCGACGTGGCCGTGCTGTCCTGGCTGGTGTCGTGGAGCGGCGGCATCGGCAATCCGTTCAGCTCGATGTTCCTGCTGCTGATCGCGGTCTCGGCGCTGGCGCTGCCGTTGCGCTGGGTGATCGCCACCGGCGTGGCCTGCCTGCTGGGCTATGTGCTGACCGCCATCTTCGGCCGCCCACTGCCGCACCTGCACGACGACGCCTTCAACGTGCACCTTTGGGGCATGGGCGTGAACTTCGTGCTGTCGGCGGCCGTGGTGCTGTACTTCTCCACGCGCCTGGTCGCCGCGCTGCGCCTGCGCGAACAGGAACTGGCCCGCCTGCGCGAGCGCTTCGCGCGCAACGAAGGCATCGTGGCGCTGGCCACCCACGCCGCGGCCGTCGCGCACGAACTGAACACCCCGCTGGCGACGATGACGCTGTTGACCGAGGACATCCGCGAGCACGCGGCCGAACCCGAGATCCGCGAGGACGCCGGCACCCTGCGCCAGTTGATCGACGTCTGCCGCGACCGCGTACGCGCGCTCGCCGCATCGGCCGACATGGGCGTGCGGCAGCGGGTGGACCTGGACGACGTGGTGCAGCGCTGGCAGCTGATCCGTCCCACCGTGGAACTGCAGCGCACCGGCGCGCTGCCGCCGTGGCTGGCGACCGATGCCTCCACCGGCCACCTGCTGCAGGCCCTGCTGAACAATGCGGCCGACGCCAGCCGCCAGGCCGGCTCGCAGCGTGTGGACCTGGACCTGCGCTGCGAAGACGACGAACTGGTCGGCACCGTGCGCGATTACGGCAACGGTTTCCACGAAGCCCTGCCGTTCCAGTCCGAACAACTCTTCCGCACCAGCAAGCCCGAAGGCATGGGCGTGGGGCTGGCGCTTTCGCACGCCACCATCGAACGGCTGGGCGGGCGCATGACCATGCGCGCCGTGCCGCCGAAGGGCGTGCAGGTGCAGTTCCGCCTGCCGATGGCGGCGCACGACGAAACTTCCTGA
- a CDS encoding response regulator transcription factor, with the protein MKGLLVDDDELYARTLQRSLARKGIETEIALDAASALAKAREYRPDFALVDLKLGADSGLSLIEPLRALRADMRILLVTGYASVATAVESIKRGADDYLPKPATVPTILRALGLEAPLAPTDDADTTEDTMTPLSRLEWEHIQQALAETEGNISAAARLLGMHRRSLQRKLAKRPGPERRWIDE; encoded by the coding sequence ATGAAAGGCCTGCTGGTCGACGACGACGAACTGTATGCGCGCACGCTGCAGCGCAGCCTGGCGCGCAAGGGCATCGAGACCGAGATCGCGCTGGACGCCGCCAGCGCGCTGGCGAAGGCGCGCGAGTACCGGCCCGACTTCGCCCTGGTCGATCTGAAGCTGGGCGCCGACTCGGGACTGAGCCTGATCGAACCGCTGCGCGCACTGCGTGCCGACATGCGGATCCTGCTGGTGACCGGGTATGCGAGCGTGGCCACGGCGGTGGAATCGATCAAGCGCGGCGCGGACGATTACCTGCCCAAGCCCGCCACCGTGCCGACCATCCTCCGCGCCCTGGGCCTGGAGGCACCGCTGGCGCCCACCGACGACGCCGACACCACGGAAGACACCATGACGCCGCTCAGCCGGCTGGAGTGGGAGCACATCCAGCAGGCGCTGGCGGAGACCGAAGGCAACATCTCCGCCGCCGCACGCCTGCTGGGCATGCACCGGCGTTCGCTGCAGCGCAAGCTGGCCAAGCGCCCCGGGCCGGAGCGGCGCTGGATCGACGAGTAA